In Candidatus Zixiibacteriota bacterium, the sequence ATTCAGGGTCCTTTTCATTGTGCCAGGTTCTCTTACCGAAAACGGCTCCCCGGCAGGAAGGCTTGCCAACATGCTCGCTGCAATGCCGAGATTCGGGACGCGATTCGCCACCTCTGAGCTTTTCTGGTTCGCTCCGTTCGAGTCCATTGACCTTGAAAATCCTCTATCCGTCTTCGACAGGTTCTGGTTTACAGCCAATCCCCAACGAAATCTTCAGAGCTTGATTGAAGACGATCCGCGCTAACACCGGCCCGAGCGAATTCCGCCCACTCCGTATTCTTGGTCCAAGCTGACCAGTGAGGGCAAGGCGAGGCGGTAGGTGACGCCCACGTCTTGGTCCGCGCGGCTCAACACCTCATCAGGGAGTGCGCGCGCGGCGCGGAATTGCCGGGCCGGCAATCGCCTCGATTTCCAAACCAAAGTCCCAAAGCGTCGACGCGGTGAGTCAGCGTAAATCGCGACGACAAAACTATTCATGCGCTGCAGAAAGGAACACTCGTATGGACCTCAACAAACTCAGTTTGATCGGCAATCTAACTGCCGATCCCGAATCGAAGACGTTTCCGAACGGAGACGTGGTCGTCCGCTTTTCGGTTGCCACCAATCGGACATGGAGAGATCCCAACACGGACGAACAGCAAAAACACGTTGAGTACACCGCAGTCGCGGCCAGAGGCAAACTGGCCGACATCGTCCAACAGTACCTCCACAAGGGAAGCCGCGTTTACGTCGAAGGACGGCTCAAGACTCGCCGTTGGAAAGACAAGGACGGCAATCCCAAGTCCAAGACGGAGCTGATCGTCTTACGGCTGATCATCTTCGGCGGCCGACAAGCCCGACCGGAAGATTTCAACACGCGCCTCGATCTCGAGAACGCGACAAAGCCTGTCTGATCCACAGCGAACATCGTTCTTTCCTTCAAACAAAAGACCGAAAGGAGGTACTGCGTGAAGCAGACCAAAGCGCAGGACGCTTGCAGTAATGCAAGATCGTTCTCGCTTGGAAGCATCGTCATCACGTGCGGGGCGCACGTGGCTCTCACGGACGAAGACGTCCGAACAGCACTCTCACGTCACGCTCGGTGCGACTGGGGCCACCTCGAAGCCGAGGACATTCGGAGCAATGACCACGCCTTGGAAAGTGGAGGCCGATTGTTTTCGGCCTACCACTCTGAACAAGGCACAAAGTTTTGGGTCATCACCGAATGGGATCGGTCGCTTACGACCATTCTCTTGCCCGAGGAGTACTGAGGAGCGAAGGGTGGCTCAAACCACCTATGGGGCCTGAAAGTATTACTTCAGGCCCTTTTCATTCTTGCTGAATCCGGTGCGCGTTCCGGCCCGATTTTCTGCTTGATTCCGCAATCTCCCGAAATTTCTTGCCTTTCCTGGGCTTAGCCCTGTGGCCGAGTCGATGGGCCATGATAGGTCGGCGGGGAGTTGGGCATGACACGTTTTCCTCTAACAATCTCACTTCAGGAGTTTCGCTCGCGCTTCTGGGCGAACAAGAAAAAAGACCCGCCGAATGACGGGTCTCGCATGTGAACGGGGTTCTCTGGTATGGATGTTACCTCGCCAGCTCCATACGGTCAATCAGTGCCGCGAGTTTCGCGCGCCACACCATCAGGTCCTTCTTTCGACCGCATTCACGCAACAATTTCATGTGCGCGCTGTACAGTTCGAGACAGAACCGATGAGTGCGGTCACCCATATCCTCCGACGCGTCCAGTAGTCTCTCCATCACTTCAAACGCGGCGATTGGCACGTCATGTATTCCCTGTCCTCGAAGCGTCTTTGACGCACTGCAAGCCTTTGCCATCTGGCGGTTCCTCCTTGAGAGCCGGTGACTGGTTAGAAAGAGCCTCTTTTCCCCCTGTATCGGCCCTCAAGGATGGCGCAATACAACAATCCATGATTGCACACTTTCGCAAACCTGTCAACCCACGGAGGGAACGCCCATGAGTACACACGCGAACCAGTCGGAGCTCAACTCGTCGCTAGATCAGCTCTTCAGAAAAGTCACCGATGAGTTCAAGGAAGAACGCGCAAAAGAGTACGGAGACCCAGAGACCAGAACGGCGAGACTTAAGCCGCCCGTTCTGAAGTTCATTCGTACTGCTCGCGAACATCTTGAGCGAGCTGGCGATGCCGACGCAGTCAAGTACGTTAAGGCTTTCGAATGGTACTGGACCGACCATTCGAAAGTCACCACCGACCAAGAGTCCGATGAGTTCATGCAAGAATGGTTCCGCAGGCGCAAGGACAACAATAAGGCACCGATTCTCCGCGTCCATGCGCTGTTCGAGAAGCTCAACAAGGACACCGAGGATCCACTCGTCGCGAAGCTCATCGGTGATCACATCCAAATGATGCTTTTAGATGCATCGATCTCGAAGGATGGAAAGGGCGATTTCGGATTGATGCTGAAAGCGATGCTTCAACCTGCAGTGAAGCAGTTCTTTGGAATCTTCGACCGGAAGTTGGGTGACCGCTCCCAGAGAAAGCAACAAGTAGTCGCGCCGACCGCCGCTGTCATGGGCGAGGTAGCGAACAAGCTGGACTCGGAGTCCCAGCCGCTCGCCGCGGCCTATCTGAGGGCCTTCGAAAACATGCTTGACGGAGCCCCTGACGATCCAGAGGACGCTCAGGCACACTCGGACGAAGTTGGTTCTCTTGTCCGAGATTGGGAGAAGGTGCGGAATCAGACTCCGGCCAGCGCAATTGATTCCGCACGAGTGGCCCTGGCACGGCACATGGAAACTGTGGAAAAGGACGAAGTGCGAAACATGCTCGTACTGCAACTTCATCTAATGAAGTGTGACGCGGATGAAGCAGGAAAGGCTCGGCCCGATGTAACCCCCGAAGAGGAATCTTCACCTACAGTGCTTGGGATGCTTGTCAAGGTGGTCGGCACTGCCGCGTTCAAAACATACGACCGCGTCCGCTTCATCTTGGACAGGGAGATTCCGGGAGGAGCGGATACCGTTGACATCCCGACGTTTGTCAAGCTCTGCACGCTCAATGGAACACAGTTTTACAATTCGGTCGCCGATCTCAAACGCGAACATTACAAAATGGCGGCTACCGCGGCGGACACAAAACCACCGCAAGAGAAGGAAGATCCCATCCGCAAGATCGAACGCGAAGAGGCGGTGTGGACGGCACTTCACAAGCGGGCGGCACGATTCGCCAGACACAGGACGGAGCTCTTGGCGGGGCTCAAGAGGGAGTTGCGAGAAGCGGGATTCTCGGAAGAGGAAATCCAAGACATGGTGGCCGACTTCGAACGGACCTTTGATGACC encodes:
- the ssb gene encoding single-stranded DNA-binding protein, with amino-acid sequence MDLNKLSLIGNLTADPESKTFPNGDVVVRFSVATNRTWRDPNTDEQQKHVEYTAVAARGKLADIVQQYLHKGSRVYVEGRLKTRRWKDKDGNPKSKTELIVLRLIIFGGRQARPEDFNTRLDLENATKPV